Within the Thermoanaerobaculia bacterium genome, the region ATGTCCTTCGATCCCGTGAGGCCCATCCCGCTCCGGAGCCCGCCCGTGAGCTGATGCACGAGGCCCGACAGCGACCCCTTGAACGGGACCATCCCTTCGATCCCTTCCGGAACGAGCTTCGACAGGGTGGATCCTCCGCCGTTCTCCCCGGCGAAGCTCTCGTCGGACGTGTCCTGGAAGTACCGGTCGGAGGAGCCCGCCTTCATGGCCGCGAGCGATCCCATGCCGCGGTAGGCCTTGAACGTCCGTCCCTGGTAGAGGATCGTCTCCCCGGGAGACTCCTCCGTTCCCGCGAAGAGGGATCCGATCATCACGACGTGCGCGCCGGCGGCGATCGCCTTCGTGATGTCGCCGGAATACTTGATGCCGCCGTCGGCGATCAGCGGGACTTCGCTGCCGGCGACCGCGCGCGCGCATTCCCGGATCGCGTGGATCTGCGGGACGCCGGCGCCCGTCACGACGCGCGTCGTGCAGATCGACCCCGGCCCGATTCCGACCTTGACGGCGTCCGCCCCCAGCCGGACGAGGTCCCGGGCGCCTTCGTACGTGGCGACGTTGCCGGCCACGACCGGCGTCTCGGGAAACTTCCGCTTGAGGTCCGCGAGCGCGTCGAGAACTCCCTGGCTGTGGCCGTGCGAGGAGTCGAGGACGAGGAGGTCCGCCTGCGCGCGGATCAGCGCCGCGGCCCGATCGAGCAGGTCGGCCGCGACGCCGACCGCCGCCGCGACGCGCAGGCGGCCGAGCCGGTCCTTGCAGGCGTTCGGGTACTTGATCTGCTTCTGGATGTCCTTGACGGTGATCAGTCCCTTGAGATTCCCCTGGCGATCCACGACGAGGAGCTTCTCGATCCGGTGCTGGTGGAGGAGCTCCTTGGCGGTCTCGAGCGAGGTGCCGACGGGGGTCGTGATCAGATTTTCCTTCGTCATCCGCGAGGAGATCGGGTTGTCCAGCTTCGTCTCGAACCGCAGATCCCGGTTCGTCAGGATCCCGACGAGCTTTCCGGCATGATCCACGATCGGGACGCCGGAAATCTTGTATTTCCGCATCACCGCGAGCGCCTCGTGGATCGGCTGCTCCGGATGGCACGTCACCGGGTCGACGATCATTCCCGACTCGGAGCGTTTGACCTTGTCGACCTCGGCCGCCTGCGACTCGATCGAGAGGTTCTTGTGGACGACGCCGAGCCCGCCCTGCTGGGCCATCGCGATCGCGAGCCGCGATTCGGTGACCGTGTCCATCGCCGCGGAGACGATGGGGATGTTCAGCCCGATCTTCGACGTGATCCGGGTTCGGAGGTCCGCCTCGCGCGGATGGATCGTCGAATGCGCGGGCAGCAGGAGGACGTCGTCGAACGTGAGCGCGAAGGGAACGTCGCGGTCGGCGCCGCCCGCGTCGGTCATGCGTTCACCCCGACCGGCGCCCCGTGGCATTTCTTGTATTTCTTTCCGGAGCCGCACGGGCACGGATCGT harbors:
- the guaB gene encoding IMP dehydrogenase — protein: MTDAGGADRDVPFALTFDDVLLLPAHSTIHPREADLRTRITSKIGLNIPIVSAAMDTVTESRLAIAMAQQGGLGVVHKNLSIESQAAEVDKVKRSESGMIVDPVTCHPEQPIHEALAVMRKYKISGVPIVDHAGKLVGILTNRDLRFETKLDNPISSRMTKENLITTPVGTSLETAKELLHQHRIEKLLVVDRQGNLKGLITVKDIQKQIKYPNACKDRLGRLRVAAAVGVAADLLDRAAALIRAQADLLVLDSSHGHSQGVLDALADLKRKFPETPVVAGNVATYEGARDLVRLGADAVKVGIGPGSICTTRVVTGAGVPQIHAIRECARAVAGSEVPLIADGGIKYSGDITKAIAAGAHVVMIGSLFAGTEESPGETILYQGRTFKAYRGMGSLAAMKAGSSDRYFQDTSDESFAGENGGGSTLSKLVPEGIEGMVPFKGSLSGLVHQLTGGLRSGMGLTGSKDIEALRTNARFIRISAAGLKESHAHDVVVTKEAPNYRVD